AACTGGTATGGATTTCAAAATGAACAAACTGAATTTCAATGAGGACTTCGCCCACAACTTTTTTGGAATGTGGCTCGTGCTTTTTTCCATCCCATTATTATTTTTTGCAAAACTCAATGCAAAAGGGAAATGGTACACCGGATTGTCGTTTGCCAGTTTTTTAATTTTCTGTTTTTTTATCGGTTACCAGATCTATGGCTCGCGTCTGCATATTCCGTTTTTTTTGTTGATTTCTCCTGTTATCGGCCTGGTTTATGGCTCTGTTTTTTCCATTATTTTTTCAAAAATATTTATTGTAGTACTCTGGCTGAGCGCATTACCTTTTGCTTTACTGAGCGTCACCCATCCGCTGCTTTCCACGAAATGGTTTTTTGAAAAAGTATTTCCCCCAATCAATTCCGGGCTGCATTTGAACATTCAGATTGATTCCAATAATATGCAAAACCTGAAACAGGAAAGCATTTTATTCGCCAGTCCGGAAAAAATCATGTGGGGAGACCATTGGACTGAGATTCAAGAGCTTAAAAACTTTGTTAATTCAGTCAATCCCATGAAAATAGGACTGGATATCACCGAAGCAAGCTATGACTATGCCTATCAGTTTTCACTAAGAGAGCCCGGCAGGACATTTGGGCACATTGCCGTCAAAAACCCTTCCAAAGTGCTTGAAAGCCCTGCATTTCAGCCCGATCTGATCATTGCGGAGAAATATGAGGGAGAGCAGTTCATTTATCACGGAAAAACTTACCTGATAAAATGGAGAGCGACTGATAAATGGATTTATGTTCCCCTGCCTTAGATTTGCGATCATTGAAATAACGAAAAACAAATTAATCCTTCAATAAAATGTCTGCTCTGGAAACTGTAAAACAATACTATCAAAGCTTTAACCAACAGAACTGGGACGGAATGCTCGTATTGCTGCATACGGAGATCAGGCATGAGGCAAACCAGGGTGATGTACGGATAGGAATCGAAAAATTCGCTGAATTCCTTGCGAAAATGGATGAGTCCTACCAAGAAACCCTGTCCGACATGGTTTTCTTCTCCGAACCGACGGACTCCCGGGTCGCTGTGGAATTTGTTGTCAATGGGATTTATAAAAAAGGCGAAGAAGGCCTTCCTGAGGCTTACGGACAATCTTATGCACTTCCTGCGGCCGCATTTCTGGAATTAAAAGAAGGAAAAATCAGCAGGGTGACTACCTATTATAACCTCCCACTTTGGATAGAACTGGTTTCAAAACCCAAAAATGATTGACCAACTCACCTACATTCAGAAGAAAGGCGCTGAAATTGAATCGGTCGTTGATGACCTGGCACAGCTGAGGATAACCGTCTTTCACGACTATCCTTATCTGTACGAAGGAACATTGGCCTATGAAAAAATCTATCTGAAAACTTACATTCAAGCAGAGCAATCGTTTTTGTTCGCAGTTTATGATGGGTCAAAAATGGTCGGCGCTACTACCTGCATTCCTTTGAAAGATGAGACTTCCGAGGTGCAGAAACCACTTGAAGACGCAGGTTTCGACGTGAATGCTATTTTCTATTTTGGAGAAAGCATTTTACTTCCCCAGTACCGTGGGCTGGGACTGGGCCACCGTTTTTTCGACGAGCGCGAAAATCATGTCCGGAATATGGGAAACTATACATTGTGCTGCTTTTGTTCTGTCAACCGTGGGGACGATCACCCATTGAAACCAGTCAATTACCGCCCCAATGACGCATTCTGGATCAAGCGAGGCTACAAGAAAGAAGCGACATTGCAAAGCATGATGGAGTGGCCGGACCTGGGAGAAACAGAACCTACTCTCAAAAGAATGATCTTCTGGATCAAATCCATTTAACATATCAAGATCCCATGAGCGTTACCATTGCTTCGGCTCAATATCCGATCACCGAACATGCTGATTTTGGCAGTTGGGCAAAACATATCGAATCTTGGGTGGCTGACGCTGCGGGAAAGGGCGCAGATCTGCTGCTTTTCCCGGAATATGGCGCGATGGAACTCGTCAGTATTTTCTCCGAGGCAATCCGAAATGATATCCGGCGCCAAGTAAAGGAACTGAATGCGATCGGGAGTGATTTTTGTCAGGTTTTCGAAAAACTGGCAAGGAAATACAATGTCATTATCGTCGCTCCGAGCATTCCCGTCATTGACTCCGGCAAAAATCTGAACCGTGCCTACGTCTTTTCTCCGGCCGGGCTGGCGGGTTACCAGGACAAGTTTTTCATGACGCGCTTTGAGAATGAGCAATGGGGTATCGAAAGCGCTCCGAAAACTTTGACAATTTTTGAAACTACCTGGGGCAAATTTGGCATTCAGATATGCTACGATGTCGAATTTGCGATAGGTTCACAGTTGCTATGCGCTGCCGGAGCATCCCTCCTGTTAGCGCCAAGCTGTACGGAAACGATCCGAGGTGCTACACGTGTACACGTGGGAGCACGGGCCCGTGCACTCGAAAATCAGGCTTACTCCGTCGTTTCACAAACCGTTGGGCAAGCCCTCTGGTCTCCCGCCGTCGACATTAATTATGGGTACGCTGCATTTTACTCCACTCCCGACAAAGACCTCCCCGAGCAGGGCATCATCTCCTCGATGACGCCACAGAAAGAAGGCTGGCTCATCCAGCAACTCGATTTCTCGAAAATCAATGCAGTACGTGAAGACGGTGCTGTTTTTAATTTTAAGGATCACGAAAGACTTCATACCACCATCAAAGAAGAGAACATTGGTATAGTCATCAAAAAGCTATTGTAAAGTCGTGTTTTAAGTCCGCAAATTGCCAGAAAATAGTACTCTTCCAATTTCAATTATTTTCTAAAAATATAATTTTTTTAAGTCAATGAATTCAGCCCAAAGAAGTGAATTTAGGACATTTCGAACTATATCTAGTACTACAAATTTGTCACCATCAAGAACCAAGATATACATGTATTATCCAGTAATAATACTTATAGTCAGATATTTAGATATATATTTACGGCTAAATACACTCGTATTTCTACGCATTAACCGCATTAGTTTTGTACAAAACAAAAGTACTTTTATGTTATAAAATTATAATGTAACAGGTTTAATACTTTGAATCAAAAAAGAGAGAAGATTTAATTATTCCAAGAAAATGATGTTATATTCATGTAGCATCTTTACTCTACTAAACTTCCTCTTTCATGAAAACAATTTATCAATTCGTCTATGCACTACTGATCATTTTTGCGGCAAGCTTATCTGTAAGTGCCCAATGTACACTTACAGAACCCGCAGTTGAACTAAACTATGTTTCAGGTAACGGAGGCAATTGTACCGTCAACTTAAACCTCTCGTTTACAATAGATAGGAACAACGGGAACAAGTATACTTACGTGCACTTATGGTCACCATTAAGCTACCCAAACATTGATTACAAAAAAGCCCCGACTGCAGCCGAGCTTACGAGTTCGCTTTTAGCAACATTGGCGATCAATACGGACGGCGTAGCTTCTCTGCTTTCCACTTACAGCGCTGATCCGGACAACGTATTCCCGCTTACAGGACTGACAATTACAGAAGAAGATCTGGGGAGTAACATTTCCAGAATTACTATCGACAACATTCAGTTTGTGGTGCCGGGTGCCTGCGAAACACTACCCATCCTGAAAGGTGACGTCTGGTCGACGCAAGCGCAAAGCAAAAATCCTCCTGTACATTGCTTTTCCAAAGGATTCAATCTCTCTATCAATGATCCATTGGTTGCAGGGATAATTAATTGTAATGATCCGGACGGCCCAAGAACGTACGATCTTGACATTACTTCGACCAATCCTATTCAATTCCCGATCGAGTATAAACTATACCTTGACGACGGTGTGCTAACAGGAGGTAATGCGACTTTTACTTCTGACGATCAACTTATCTACACCAGC
The genomic region above belongs to Dyadobacter pollutisoli and contains:
- a CDS encoding nuclear transport factor 2 family protein, which encodes MSALETVKQYYQSFNQQNWDGMLVLLHTEIRHEANQGDVRIGIEKFAEFLAKMDESYQETLSDMVFFSEPTDSRVAVEFVVNGIYKKGEEGLPEAYGQSYALPAAAFLELKEGKISRVTTYYNLPLWIELVSKPKND
- a CDS encoding GNAT family N-acetyltransferase — protein: MIDQLTYIQKKGAEIESVVDDLAQLRITVFHDYPYLYEGTLAYEKIYLKTYIQAEQSFLFAVYDGSKMVGATTCIPLKDETSEVQKPLEDAGFDVNAIFYFGESILLPQYRGLGLGHRFFDERENHVRNMGNYTLCCFCSVNRGDDHPLKPVNYRPNDAFWIKRGYKKEATLQSMMEWPDLGETEPTLKRMIFWIKSI
- a CDS encoding carbon-nitrogen hydrolase family protein; this encodes MSVTIASAQYPITEHADFGSWAKHIESWVADAAGKGADLLLFPEYGAMELVSIFSEAIRNDIRRQVKELNAIGSDFCQVFEKLARKYNVIIVAPSIPVIDSGKNLNRAYVFSPAGLAGYQDKFFMTRFENEQWGIESAPKTLTIFETTWGKFGIQICYDVEFAIGSQLLCAAGASLLLAPSCTETIRGATRVHVGARARALENQAYSVVSQTVGQALWSPAVDINYGYAAFYSTPDKDLPEQGIISSMTPQKEGWLIQQLDFSKINAVREDGAVFNFKDHERLHTTIKEENIGIVIKKLL
- a CDS encoding T9SS type A sorting domain-containing protein, which translates into the protein MKTIYQFVYALLIIFAASLSVSAQCTLTEPAVELNYVSGNGGNCTVNLNLSFTIDRNNGNKYTYVHLWSPLSYPNIDYKKAPTAAELTSSLLATLAINTDGVASLLSTYSADPDNVFPLTGLTITEEDLGSNISRITIDNIQFVVPGACETLPILKGDVWSTQAQSKNPPVHCFSKGFNLSINDPLVAGIINCNDPDGPRTYDLDITSTNPIQFPIEYKLYLDDGVLTGGNATFTSDDQLIYTSPPFNLSASTPLNSKNEPYTYGNLEDKRSIWVVVTAPSLPNAIVAELKNNCTTTLPVTLARFSGDLLDDAITLSWTTTEESGSSYFDVERSADLSEFIKLGRIQSQGTTSVTQHYNFMDKSPLKGNNYYRLKMVDLNGSSEHSRIISVANNSNSVSFELLGNPVVNREIRFVLKNESVKNARLYDLNGKQIHFKLNQSGNTFTLKPYSNIPTGLYILSLGSDKGVQTKKVLVP